Proteins encoded together in one Bos indicus x Bos taurus breed Angus x Brahman F1 hybrid chromosome 28, Bos_hybrid_MaternalHap_v2.0, whole genome shotgun sequence window:
- the ADO gene encoding 2-aminoethanethiol dioxygenase: protein MPRDNMASLIQRIARQACLTFRGSGGGRSSSDRGEAPGPEAPIPQGFPENLSKLKSLLTQVRAEDLNISPRKATVQPLRPNLPPVTYMHICETDGFSLGVFLLKSGTSIPLHDHPGMHGILKVLYGTVRISCMDKLEVGSGQRPRAPPPEQQFEPPLQPRELDAVQPGVLRSRAEYTEASGPCFLTPHRDNLHQIDAVDGPAAFLDILAPPYDPDDGRDCHYYRVLEPVRAKEASGSACDLPREVWLLETPQADDFWCEGEPYPGPKVFP, encoded by the coding sequence ATGCCCCGAGACAACATGGCCTCCCTGATCCAACGGATCGCCCGCCAGGCGTGCCTCACCTTCCGGGGCAGCGGGGGCGGCCGCAGCTCTTCCGACCGCGGCGAGGCGCCAGGCCCGGAGGCGCCGATACCGCAGGGCTTCCCGGAGAACCTGAGCAAGCTGAAGAGCCTGCTGACCCAGGTCCGCGCGGAGGACCTGAACATCTCCCCGCGTAAGGCCACGGTGCAGCCGCTGCGGCCCAACCTGCCGCCCGTCACCTATATGCACATCTGCGAGACCGACGGATTCAGCCTCGGCGTGTTCCTGCTCAAGAGCGGCACCTCCATCCCGCTGCATGACCACCCGGGCATGCACGGCATCCTCAAGGTGCTCTACGGGACCGTGCGCATCAGCTGCATGGACAAGCTGGAGGTGGGCAGCGGGCAGCGGCCGCGGGCCCCGCCACCAGAGCAGCAGTTCGAGCCGCCTCTGCAGCCCCGGGAGCTGGACGCGGTACAGCCGGGCGTGCTGCGCTCCCGGGCAGAGTACACGGAGGCCAGCGGCCCGTGCTTCCTCACGCCGCACCGGGACAACCTGCACCAGATCGACGCTGTGGACGGGCCCGCCGCCTTTCTGGACATCCTGGCCCCGCCCTACGACCCCGACGACGGCCGGGACTGCCACTATTACCGAGTGCTGGAGCCTGTCAGGGCCAAGGAGGCCTCCGGCTCGGCCTGTGACCTGCCCCGAGAAGTGTGGCTCCTGGAGACCCCGCAGGCCGATGACTTCTGGTGCGAGGGGGAGCCTTATCCAGGTCCCAAGGTCTTCCCTTGA